In the Nicotiana tabacum cultivar K326 chromosome 16, ASM71507v2, whole genome shotgun sequence genome, one interval contains:
- the LOC107797541 gene encoding uncharacterized protein LOC107797541, with amino-acid sequence MVNPFICGSFHHQDEDDMKNLSPCSTPKRSKKNLSRTRSSNKNNPYSDRGLDKFSALLADLEDKKQRIYSQIGPDDISFVRFVFSNSNDVKPIVVKLKDKKQTTNDHDSKQTTEKIQSQATDETNEGKELQVDSKRRLKRSISWKFKSFAIMCTSIGWYIIPTIRGGNSSSSTKTKRPKKKKEYVRRFSEKTVVSERNTICMRLQKEVEGGYNFEEEKEEEKEG; translated from the exons ATGGTTAATCCATTTATTTGTGGATCTTTTCATCATCAAGATGAAGATGATATGAAAAATTTAAGCCCTTGTTCAACACCAAAAAGATCAAAAAAGAATTTGTCAAGAACAAGGTCTAGTAACAAGAATAACCCTTATTCAGACCGAGGTCTTGACAAATTTTCTGCACTTTTAGCTGATCTTGAAGACAAGAAACAGAGGATTTATTCACAAATTGGCCCTGATGATATCTCTTTCGTTCGTTTCGTCTTTTCGAATTCCAATGATGTCAAGCCCATTGTTGTTAAGTTGAAGGACAAGAAGCAGACAACAAATGATCACGACAGCAAGCAAACCACTGAAAAAATTCAATCTCAGGCGACTGACGAAACAAATGAAGGGAAAGAATTGCAAGTTGATTCCAAGAGAAGGCTAAAAAGGAGcatttcttggaaatttaa GTCATTTGCAATAATGTGTACTTCAATTGGATGGTACATAATTCCTACAATTAGAGGAGGAAACTCAAGTTCAAGCACAAAGACAAAAAggccaaaaaagaagaaggaatatGTAAGAAGATTTAGTGAGAAAACTGTTGTAAGTGAAAG AAATACAATTTGTATGCGACTTCAGAAAGAGGTTGAGGGCGGATATAACTTTGAGGAAGAGAAGGAAGAGGAGAAAgagggctga